AAGCTGCCCCAGCCTGGCAGGCTGTAAATCAATAGTGCGATCGCACCAGTGAGGCCTCCATAGGTTGCGGCAACCTGGCCATGGGACCAGCCTCGCTGCTTCAGGCGCTGATAGAGGTGAAACCGATGGGCCTGGAAAATATTCTCTCGGCGCCACAGCCGACGACAGAGGGTATAGATGGCATCTGCAGTGATCGGCAGGGTAATGGCCAGGGCCCTCCAGGCTAGGTCAAGGCTGGGCGCTTGCAACAATGCGATCGCACAGGCTCCCCCCAAGACGGTACTGCCCACATCCCCCATAAATATGGCCGCTGGCGACCAATTCCAGCGCAGAAAGCCCACCAGGGCTGCCACCAATAGCCACCACACCGGCTGATTCAGATACAGCGCCAGAAAGGCAAACTGGACAGCGCTGACACTGGCGACCAGACCATCCAGGCCATCCATGAAATTGGTGAAATTTACCAAGGCCGTCATGCCTAGAATCGTCAATCCGATGGCCAGGGTCTGACCAAGTAAACCCCAGGGCGTCAACCAGGGCTGAGGAAAGGGACCAAAACTGTAGATGGCCAGGACAGCTGCCAGGAGATGAACGCCATAGCGACTGCGGGCAGATATCGTATACCAGTCGTCCAGAAACCCAATCAGAGCTAGAGGCAGCAGAACGGCTCCGATTTGCAGAAGCCCTGGGAGAGTAACCGGAAAATCAGATCGGGCCAGGGCCGCCAAACTGGTCAGGATAAAGGCGAGCATAAATCCCAAGCCGCCACCGCGGGGAGTGGGGGTTCGATGGGAACTGCGGTCATTGGGAACATCGAGCAGTTGCGCCCTAAACCAGTGGCGCATCATCGCCACCAGTCGCCAACTCACGGCGAAGCTAATCAGACTCAGAATTAGGATTACCATGGAAACCAAGAGTCACCGGTAGACAGCTCAGCTAGGGTCATCATGCCGGGAATTGTTACCCAGGGGAAGTCGTTGCGGAGAAGAAGCCGTTACGGAGAATAGGACACCATCATGGAGCTACAAGATTTTCCCTTACCGCCCCACGAAACACTCCCCACCATGTATGATCTCCCCAGCGAATTACCGGGAGAGCCGGGATTGCCGGATGAGTTCCACCGCCTCCAGGCAGATCTGCTGAGCCAGACCTGTCGTCCGGCCAACTGGCCCCTAGACCAGGTATTTACCGCCTGTGACTTAAATCTCTACTACGATCCTCACCATCCTCGCTGGTACAAGCGTCCCGACTGGTTTGTCACCCTCGGTGTTTCCCGCGCGGCTCGCCAAGAGATCCTGCGGTGGAGCTATGTGATTTGGCAGGAAGGCCGCAGTCCTAGCATTGTCATGGAACTGCTCTCCCCAGGGACCGAAGCCGAAGATCTGGGTCAAACCCTACGAGAGATCAATCAACCGCCCACCAAATGGGAAGTCTATGAGCAATTTTTGCGAATTCCCTACTACGTGGTCTACGACCGTTACCACAATCAGCTGCGGGTATTTAGACTCGAGGGATTTCGCTATCGAGAGCTAGAGCTACCCCAGCCACGCCACTGGCTGGAGGACATGGGGCTAGGGTTGGGACTCTGGCAGGGACGCTTCCAAGGGACAGAAGGATTGTGGTTACGTTGGTACGACCAGGACAACCATTGGTTACCAACAGACGCAGAACAGACTGAACAAGAACGCCAACGGGCCGAACAAGAACACCAACGGGCCGAACAAGAACACCAACGGGCCGAACAAGAACGCCAACGGGCTGAGCGCCTGGCTGAGCAACTACGGCAACTGGGAGGTGATCCCGATCGCCTCTAAATCGCCTCTAAACAGTTATCTATAGCATTCGTCTATCTGTAGAATTCGTTGGTCCGAGCTTAATAGCTCTCGTCAGTCTCAACCTTACAGAGGGCGAGTAAGTGGTCAGCCTGGTAGAGCCGATCGACGATGGCCTCTTTGATCGCCGGATTCACTCTGGGATCGGCTAAGACCCTGTAGGCCTGTTCCCGGTAGCGGGCACTGGTGATCAGATCTCCTCTGTCGAGGTGCCTGAGGTTGGACAGAATATGGCGTGGCGTGATCATGATGCGACTTGTCGTGCTGCCCCTATGATGACTGCGAAAATGTTCATAGTGAACATTTGGCAATAGAGTGTCATGCTCCGTGCCGCCATGATGTGTTAAGTCGTCGGGTGAAAGTAGTCGTAAATTTGCTGGGCCAGTTGGGGACCAATGCCGGGCACG
This portion of the Halomicronema hongdechloris C2206 genome encodes:
- a CDS encoding MraY family glycosyltransferase encodes the protein MVILILSLISFAVSWRLVAMMRHWFRAQLLDVPNDRSSHRTPTPRGGGLGFMLAFILTSLAALARSDFPVTLPGLLQIGAVLLPLALIGFLDDWYTISARSRYGVHLLAAVLAIYSFGPFPQPWLTPWGLLGQTLAIGLTILGMTALVNFTNFMDGLDGLVASVSAVQFAFLALYLNQPVWWLLVAALVGFLRWNWSPAAIFMGDVGSTVLGGACAIALLQAPSLDLAWRALAITLPITADAIYTLCRRLWRRENIFQAHRFHLYQRLKQRGWSHGQVAATYGGLTGAIALLIYSLPGWGSLLSLGLSFAAIALGEWHLSQQQDPRTSLQG
- a CDS encoding Uma2 family endonuclease gives rise to the protein MELQDFPLPPHETLPTMYDLPSELPGEPGLPDEFHRLQADLLSQTCRPANWPLDQVFTACDLNLYYDPHHPRWYKRPDWFVTLGVSRAARQEILRWSYVIWQEGRSPSIVMELLSPGTEAEDLGQTLREINQPPTKWEVYEQFLRIPYYVVYDRYHNQLRVFRLEGFRYRELELPQPRHWLEDMGLGLGLWQGRFQGTEGLWLRWYDQDNHWLPTDAEQTEQERQRAEQEHQRAEQEHQRAEQERQRAERLAEQLRQLGGDPDRL